Within bacterium HR17, the genomic segment GCTGGAAATGTTGCCCCGCTTGCTGCCGGTGATGGACGCGGAAATTGCCGACGCGCTAGCCGATGCGTTGCAGCGACAAGGCATTGTGGTGCGCACAAGCGTTAAGGTGGAGCGCATTGACGCCACGAACGGGCGCGCGCTCGTGCATTGCAGCGACGGAACACAATTGGATGCCGATGCGGTAATTTGCGCTGTCGGGCGCAAACCCAACAGCGAACCGTTGCGACCGTTAGGCGTGACGCTGAACGCGGACGGGACGGTGGCGGTGAACGCGTGGCAGCAAACGAGTGCGCCAACCGCCTTTGCCGTCGGCGATGTCGTGCGCGGCGGTGGGACAGCGCATGGCGGGATGGCGGAAGGCGAACGAGCGGCAAAGGCTGTCGCCCATTGGCTGCACCGGCGCACTTTGCCGCCACCGCCTGAACCGTTGGTCGTGCCCTTTTGTGTCTACTGTGAGCCGCAAGCGGTGCGGATGGGCTTAACGGAAGCAGATGCCCGCAAGGGAGGTTACGAGGTGGTGATCAGTCGCTTTGCGTGGCGGGCGTGTGGGGCGGCAGTGGTGACGGGGGAGACGGAGGGCTTCGTCAAAATTGTTGCGGACAAAAAAACAGAGCGCATCTTAGGTGTGCACATTCTCGGCACCGATGCGGCAAACTTAAACGGCGAAGCGGGAGCGTTAGTGGCACACGGTCAAACAGTGGGGCGAGCCGTGACCCTCGTGCGGCAGCATCCCAGTCTCAGTGAGGGGTTAGGAGAAGCCCTTTGGGCGTTGTTAGGCATCCCGCTCCACAGCGCGCATCGGTCGGAACGGAGGCGACCTTGATGGCGGACTACATTTTGGTCGTAGATGATGAAGAGGCAGTGCGGTCAGTTATCGCAGAGTCATTGCGGCGGGATGGGTTTGAAGTGCGGGAAGCCTGCGACGGACAGGACGCACTGGAGCAAGTTGTTGCTGATCCCCCCTCGTTGATCGTGATGGATGTTCTCATGCCCCATTTGGACGGCTTTTCCTTGTGCCGCACCATCCGACAGATGCCTGAACCCTTCAACCGGGTGCCCATCATCATGGTCACTGCGTTGGACACCCACTTGGGTCAGCAAATGGGGCGCGAGGTGGGAGCAGACCTTTACCTGACAAAGCCGTTCAGCCCGCGCGAGTTGCGCCAGCGGGTGCGGGAGTTGTTGGCGACCCGTCAAACCTGCGAGCGCTCCGCTGATTGAACGACACGACAGCGTCGCCGCAAGCGGAGGGATGGGGAGATGAAATGGCGTATCTTGGTCGTGGATGACGAAGTGGCAATCGTGCGCATGCTACGGGACCGGTTGGAGACAGAGGGTTTTGAAGTTTTGACGGCTTACGACGGCGTCCAAGCGTTGGAGATCGCCCGTCAGGAGCGCCCTAACCTTATCGTCATGGATGTGATGATGCCCCAGATGGATGGGTTGACAGTGGCTCGGCTTTTGCGCGATGACCCCACAACCGCCCATATCCCTATCGTGATGCTGACCGCACGGGGACAAGAAAGCGATGAGCAAGCCGGCTACGCCGCCGGTGCCGCTCGCTATTTTACGAAACCGTTCAGCCCCCGCCAACTGGTGCAAGAAATTCGCGCCCTTTTACGAGAGGCTGCGCCGCCGCACGAGCAGTTGTAACCTGAATTGGGGAGGTGGCAATGGTTGTGCCGCAAAAACCGTTGTACCTGCTGATCGTCACCCGCGACGGTTACGCCAAACGCACACCGTTGGAGGAAATCAAACCGCGCCGTAAAGGCTCCAAAGGGGCATCGGCTCTGCGCGAGGAGCTAAAACTGGGCGGTGCCGCTGTCGTCAGCGACAACGGCGATGTGCTCATCGTCACCGCACGCGGACGGGTGCTGCGCACCGATGTCCGCGAAATCGCCGTCATCTCCCGCACCGGTCGGGGTGGGCGCGTCATCCAATTGGAAGAAGGCGACCAGGTCGTCGCCGTGTTGCCACTTTAAGACAACGGTCGTCGGAGGGCAAATCCACCGATGCAACGGCAATGGGAATTGCACTGGCAATCAGTGGCGCATCCGACACCCCGGTTGCTGTTTGTCGGGTTGGGCACGATCGGCTTGACCGCAGCGCGGATGTCGCTGCACCGTGCCGATGTGCAAGTCGTCGGCGCCGTGGACGCAGACCCGCAAAAGGTCGGACACGATTTGGGCTTTCTGACGGGCTGGGGACGCACGCATGTGTCGGTCACCGACGCGTTGCCTGAAGCCTTGGCAGCGCAGCCGACCGTCGCCGTCGTCGCTACCACTTCCCACCTGGCATCTTTACTGCCCACTTTGCACACGCTCGTGGACGCCGGAGTGCATGTCGTCGCGTCGTGCGAGGAGTTGTTTTTTCCGTGGTTGACCGGCGGCGACGAAGTGGAAGCGCTGGATGCCTTGGCAAAGGAACGCCAAGTCGCCGTCGTCGGTGCGGGGGTCAACCCCGGTTTCGTGATGGACCGTCTTCCCGCGTTTGTCGCTCAAGCGTGCGTGAATTTGCGGGGCGTCACTGTGCGGCGCGTCGTGGACTTGGGCACCCGTCGTCCCCAGTTGCAGCAAAAAGCCGGTGTCGGTTTAACACCCGAAGAATTTGACCGTCTCGTCGCCGACGGCAAGTTGGGACATGTAGGGTTGGCTCACTCCGCCGCTTTCCTCGCTGCAGCCTTAGGCATCAAACTGTCGCGCCTGACAGAAACGATTCGCCCGCTTCCCGATGCGGCAGACATCGTTCGGGGTATTGAACACATCGCGTCGG encodes:
- the lpd gene encoding Dihydrolipoyl dehydrogenase; the protein is MAERQWDVVVIGGGPAGYTAAIRAVQHGLRPLLVERAELGGTCLNRGCIPSKALIHCAKVWQQVRHAERFGVIVSGACKDWQGMRAWADRTVATLRRGLQTLLRHHGVTVWRGEAQPVSEHELRLTLPDGTVQTVTTHATIWATGSSPNMLPHHPDAPVFTEEQALFWDALPDRLVVIGGGASGVELAWLFNALGVRVTLLEMLPRLLPVMDAEIADALADALQRQGIVVRTSVKVERIDATNGRALVHCSDGTQLDADAVICAVGRKPNSEPLRPLGVTLNADGTVAVNAWQQTSAPTAFAVGDVVRGGGTAHGGMAEGERAAKAVAHWLHRRTLPPPPEPLVVPFCVYCEPQAVRMGLTEADARKGGYEVVISRFAWRACGAAVVTGETEGFVKIVADKKTERILGVHILGTDAANLNGEAGALVAHGQTVGRAVTLVRQHPSLSEGLGEALWALLGIPLHSAHRSERRRP
- the phoP_2 gene encoding Alkaline phosphatase synthesis transcriptional regulatory protein PhoP, giving the protein MADYILVVDDEEAVRSVIAESLRRDGFEVREACDGQDALEQVVADPPSLIVMDVLMPHLDGFSLCRTIRQMPEPFNRVPIIMVTALDTHLGQQMGREVGADLYLTKPFSPRELRQRVRELLATRQTCERSAD
- the phoP_3 gene encoding Alkaline phosphatase synthesis transcriptional regulatory protein PhoP, with protein sequence MKWRILVVDDEVAIVRMLRDRLETEGFEVLTAYDGVQALEIARQERPNLIVMDVMMPQMDGLTVARLLRDDPTTAHIPIVMLTARGQESDEQAGYAAGAARYFTKPFSPRQLVQEIRALLREAAPPHEQL
- the gyrA_2 gene encoding DNA gyrase subunit A translates to MVVPQKPLYLLIVTRDGYAKRTPLEEIKPRRKGSKGASALREELKLGGAAVVSDNGDVLIVTARGRVLRTDVREIAVISRTGRGGRVIQLEEGDQVVAVLPL
- the ord gene encoding 2,4-diaminopentanoate dehydrogenase; translation: MQRQWELHWQSVAHPTPRLLFVGLGTIGLTAARMSLHRADVQVVGAVDADPQKVGHDLGFLTGWGRTHVSVTDALPEALAAQPTVAVVATTSHLASLLPTLHTLVDAGVHVVASCEELFFPWLTGGDEVEALDALAKERQVAVVGAGVNPGFVMDRLPAFVAQACVNLRGVTVRRVVDLGTRRPQLQQKAGVGLTPEEFDRLVADGKLGHVGLAHSAAFLAAALGIKLSRLTETIRPLPDAADIVRGIEHIASGWEGEYERVRLELQMVMGAANPRDEVEIDADPPLHLIVHGGVAGDEATAAILVNTATWVDQLPPGVHAGAAWVPRLVWLPVTARREKIGTDGR